The sequence attgagtcacatgcatttatagtattgcatgattatgcattactcgatttgatgattcgatgatttgataaattgcatgtgagtgtgatctatctttgaaattcaactgcttgatttactgatttgtaaattttttgaatttcttactgattttgttagaagattttccccgggtgatgtaagcacccagaatcgaagagaacggttttctttgggtgatgtaagcaccccagactaaatagaatggtatggtcagactgaACAAAACTGTATGGCTCAGCTGAACGAAGTATTTCcaattgaacagaacagaatatcagcgaatgaatagatgatattgcaggtagaagttggctTGAAGAACTTGACCAGTTGTTGAaatacctgaaagatacagatgaatatcgtatcagattgactgtataccaacttcgaaacctagcaaccagctaATAGATTCTGACGAAGAAATTCTGACATAACAGAGGTATATtcattgttggtaagtgcttagaatagGGTTTTAATTAACAATTCTTTGCCaaaacagatagaaatgatgagaaaaaaaGAATATTTCAATCAGAAGGAGagtaatttgaatattgaagaatgcaTTGCTGGATTTCAAGCCTACTATGATTCTCTGAATTGTAGATGATAATaatgaagctcaagattgagttgtttaattatggcttgaattcgaagattatgtctgaataaatgttgacgactgaaacattttatgaaagacataggcAGGGctaagagaattgaagctgaaTGAGGAGTTAGGAGAATGAAATTATAGACATGCAAGagtatgtgagatactcacaactttatctacaatttttattccagaacagatatgaagtgCATGATATGAAAGTAATTCTTTAACTCTAGCGGACCGAGACAAAAGTGTTTGGGTCTAAATGCAGAATATGTTAGAGATTACTTCACTCATTTTAGAGGGGGATATTTGAACAAGTAGTGTAAAGACATTTCAAGCTGAGGTGCTAGAATAGGTTAGAAGCAAATCCGATTCAGAGAAAAGATTCGAATGAATAACaaattccagaagtatacagaggatcagaataaaATTGCacttgagaatgaaatttcaggtaacagatttattttgttttgacctgtttattattggtacaatagatacatgatagctgaaagattattatatgattacctctgtatcagaaaagagaatttgtgtattgaactgaagaatggaatTATTGCTTTGaagaactgaaactgaacatgattttgttcatattgaaatatctgtttatgttgcatgatagatgatgatgcaataatcgaatacaTATTAGCAGAAGAATTaatgataagaagcgataaaattagatcagcaagaacataatgtgcatatgaatatgatgatatgatatagaatctagaattaagattctgtgatttcggtttgatatatgatgtttgattacaaaaatattccgaaatcagtatattcgatgcactagatatgttcaagatctaaatcggcattgataggtatgccaatgaatagagattacagatatgttccagtaagatttttgactttagtttaagttgtgaactggaattcaatagtgaattgatgaatttatgaattaccgacttgatgagattatgaactgaatattgatcttgaggtttagaagatagatgatgatatgaaaatcagttacagatgagtcttttctttgattatgctgaatcgattacatcagattggagatataattcttgaattattgaatattgattggctcgcatggcacattgctttcgtatagagcctgtgttgattcactcattctgagttgtgcgatgcaagtgagttgtttttactttgtagagtttgttatccagaaaatttgatttttggatgaccttgattgagagattttctcaatcttgatttatttcttttgattttgagaattattgatcctttgatgatatttcagcgtattttaagattgttggctcgtaactaatagaagaatttgaatatgatccatgatttttgggttagatgatatgaattgtcggtatttggagatagaaatgaggaatgaaatagacatccgatgaattgattccagatttttgtgtattctggtttgaatattcagacgaatatatcaccaatcagaatgattttcgattggaagtaagccagacctgttcagaagatgaaagaagcacagaaagtaaactgaagcgatgagaattcagtaaagaatgccagattgagatatgaattgaagcctcagatcagaatgaatgaattttattatgattgattatctgattgtgcttgatatttccgaaaagaaatatcagattttgaagaaaatgcacaacaatgaatttaagattcattcaataatttctttatcagaagataaagcaaatagaggtAACAAAAGTAGTATGTTtttgaagttaaacgtacagagagtttctgatgaagttgaaaatcattgactagattagttcagtgatagtttaaaaactccagaattgttacgagattatgatttgaaagaatattttgcgaaactaccatgatgaagcagtatagatgaggtaaacaggtggtatttatgatcagattgattgaagttACTGAATAAGATGATCTGTCAGTACGAATAAATCACTGATCTGTGATTAGAATTGTGCGAGATGtcacagtaagccaagaattaTTGTTTCAAATTGAGACATTAGGTTTATTAGTGAATTGTAATACAGACGATCAGAAGGCTCTGAGTACTTTTTGGATGTGAAAGTACAAGATGTTATTTTTGAATTCAAAAATAGTCggagaagatgaatcgaatttcgagaatgaactttacctgacatgataccgattatcaatagctctgaatactttgaaatctgtgaatacagcatattatactctgattaatagatagtccgaatagactaatcagaattttagaatacgctgtataagatgtgatacagatatgactagatagctgtgaagaagatagagatatgatgaaattacaggaatgattaaaatctattgtcaggattaagactttagatttattcgacagaatgtggcatcgattgattgactgatgttctgagagttggttatatgtgattgcattataccattcttcgattgatggattatctgagttgattttccagatgttgagaatattctcagaactttaatacctgattcgatattacttgacttgatgtgttgccacttgatgattataattcctgtaacagctattgagTCAATTttgagatgatgatatgatgatatgatgaaaagaaatccgatttctttgtgttgaaatgatactaccgaagtatatgacatcagatcagacatgatttgtcgatatcagatcagatttgatttgagacatacaaagattttgaagatgaatctgcacgaaatgaaaacagagaagaaactgattagttaagcgaaaaagttattcttaaaacatcattcaattcagaatagagaaagaacagagtttaatttacagattcagaatattaATGAGAATACTGATTTTGAAGCGATGAACTGAATGACAGCATAGACTTGATATACGTTCTATGCAGAGCATcgaatgatatagagaaagaaacaagtcgacACAAATACTGAACTTCACTGAATGAGATGTCAAACAGAATTGATGGTTTTAGTagaagatttattcttttcagcttgatacaatGGATCCGATTTGTTCCACGTATATAAGTGAAGAAAGTATCAGAAGATTCTTCCTATGTACTTTAATTAGATGATATAGATATCgaaaagattctgagttaagtcgattagtcgacaaatccttgattgaagaaagaaacaactcagaacgaATTCTTTGcaatgacttaaagtacaactgaatagataccaaatacaagagaatagaagcagattcgaagaaagaatctgataagagatgaagagatgagatacaAAGTTCAAATCTATacgattgaagtgagaataacttcaaataatcatttagtctatcagattgaatagttcgattgaatgtgatttcgagaacgaaatcatttcttagaggggaggaattgtaaggcccaaaaatattaaattattaattatgggatttgagaattaaattccatatggGCTAATNNNNNNNNNNNNNNNNNNNNNNNNNNNNNNNNNNNNNNNNNNNNNNNNNNNNNNNNNNNNNNNNNNNNNNNNNNNNNNNNNNNNNNNNNNNNNNNNNNNNCTCAAAGTGTTGATCAAGGAATGATTTTATTTCGACTATGTTTACTCTTGGACGTTGCAGTAGTTCTTTATTTCCCCATATTGGCTGCATGAAGAAATGGTTAAATCACTAAATGATAGGGTTTGACCCAAGATTAGAGAATACCTTCATAAATTTTCTGTAACTGCCTATGCAAATCACCAGTTCTCAGCCACATGGTTCTGATTTTTTAAACCGACTATTTTGGATAAGCCTCTGATTTTAAAATATCCAGGATTTTATGTTTTGACATCTCGTAACTACATCAGACAAGTCCTCAATCGCTTCAATTTTTCTTTCCATTACACGATGCCACTggaaattatttaaatgtttatttttaagcTCATACATGTAAAAGATCAGTTAATGGGAATCATATTTCCTTGCAAAAGTTGCTGGTTCAAAATGGCAATTTACGCATGGTGGTCATGGTTGGGATATAAGTGCGATTACTGACATACTAAAAATTAATCAGTTCTACAACCTAATGCTCACATAAAGTTACCTATAATTTATCGTGTCATTTGAACTCAACAGGTCATGGTTGGGATGTAAAGTGTGTTGACTGGAATCCTAGCAAGTCATTATTGGTCTCAAGTGCGTGCTCTATTAGTTCATGCATTTTGAAACTCTTCAGTTTATGAGAAACTTATAATTAAACTAATGAAGTGGTGTACTTCATAGGTGGGTTGCAGTACACGGAACCTATTTCAAGCTTGGTCAACTCGTAATATAGAAAATGGAAAGGATAAGGCCTCCAAAAGGCTGACATTGCAATAGGTTCATGAAAAATTCTAATTTGTGTTTTTAGACGCTAATTAATCATGGACACAAACACATGCTAAGATTCTCAAATATTTCTTGCTAATATAAATGATAGGGTGTAGATTAAGTTGAAGTATGACAATTGTAACCATGATGGTACCAGCCccaaaaaaagatgaaaatttgtacttgttcaattgaagtttaataaatttttcttattaTAAATGGCTCATCTAACTAAGGGTGATTTTATGGCTCGATGAAGTAGATATCCTGTGATGGCAAAGACATTGATGAGTTCATGGAGATCCATTTTTTTCTCCCTATGTGAATGGTGAGTTATGATTCATATGAcaacaatggatgcatgacatGCAGAAGTCTTGTTAAGgataggttttttttttagtatCTTTGGTTTCTTGTTAATGAGTCCTTTGAAGTTAGCACCCTTACTGTTTTTGAATGATGTGCAGCTAACTCTTTCTGCTTCAACCTTGCGTGATCAGGATGCGCTGTCAAAGGTGCCGACACGAGAAGTATACAAGTTGAAGTTTCTACCAATTCATAGTTAGATATATTAGTAGTCTTAGAATGCACTTGGCATTGAAATTTACTGAATATCAATCTTATTGAACCATAATACATTTGCTTTCTAATTTTTCATGCTCTGCAATGTTTCCTTTATTtaactttaaaatttaatttggacTTTGTTAGGTACTCGAGGGTAGAGCGTACGGGCTCCAACATCCATGGTTTGGAATAGTGAACCGTTcacaagctgatatcaataagaaTGTTGACATGAATTCTTCTCGCCAAAAAGAAAGGGAATATTTTGAATCAAGCCCAGAATATGGGCATCTTGCTCACAAAATGAGATCAGAATATCTGGCAAAGCTTTTGTCTCAGGTAGGTTAACCCCAGGCTGAACTCTATTTTTTTAGCTTGATTATTCTATGAAAATGCAACCATTTCGCTATTGGCTGGGCTATCAAATACTCTttgacaatatatatatatatatatatatatatatatatatatatatatatatatatatatatatatatatatatatatattttggctGCATTAGCATTTGGATACTGTTATAAGGCAGCGCATTCCCTGCATTATTGCCTTGATAAATAAAACTATTGATGTACTCAATGCAGAGTTGGACTGTATTGGCAGGCCCATTGCAACTGATGGTGGGgtaatgtttttcttaataaatTGCTGAAAGTGATCATGATAAGGTTCTAGAACTGTTTTTAGTTTTAAGAGTTTTATGTCTATCTATAGGcacaattgtacaaaattttggaAATGTGCCGTGCATTTGATGGCATATTTAAGGAACATTTGGATGGCGGGTAATGCTCAAACAGTACAgttgttttcttttatttttcatttgatcATATGCATCAAACTGttaagataaaaatattattttcttctGCTCAGCTCCAATGGACTTGGGACATGAAGATGTTGATATGTCCATTAAAACTGTGTCGGGTGATTCCCAATTTGACCTTTTTTGAGACGCACAACTGGCTTCTCTCATATTTCCTTTTTCTTATTATTTCAAGGTCAATTTTGAACTAatccatattttaatttttatataattttgtttTCATGGAATAATGCTTCTTTGGTCTTGGAAATAATGCACTTGGACCTCCTGTACTATGGTATTTCTTCTACAGTGGTTGCTTTCTCCCAAAATGTTATAATCTTGCCAAGGATGCTTTCTCATTGTTTGCTCATGTGATTAACCTCaacatatttttataaattgatTCATCTTTTGGAGCTAACAGTCCAATATAAGAAATATATTACTCTGGGTAGCTCGGGAATTTTCGTTGTGTTTCTGATTGATGACACGACTGACTTGTTGCACTGTGTTTGGATAACAATATACTCCCACTTTTCCTTACTTTTTATAAGTTTTATTTCGATGTCCTTAAAAACAATATATTATTCAGATGCTTTTGACTTTATTCTACCCTTTCACCTATGATCTGATCTTGAACAGTAGCTAATTCAAACTTTTTGCATGTGCATCATCTTTCCCTAACTTATCAGAAACCAATTGTTTTCTTTTACCACACCTGTGTTTTTCAATGCACCTTTTTGTTTTATGAGTCACGGTATATCATGGTATTTTCTTTTGTAATACAATGATTTTCGTCTATATTTCgtaatatttgatttttcttcTTGTTACGCAGCTACATGCCAACTCCTGTGTTAGTCATTATCGACGTCCAGCCGAAAGAGCTTGGGATACCCACTAAAGCCTATTATGCGGTTGAGGAGGTTAAAGAGGTATGTTTATGATATATTTGACATGTTTCTATGTTTTCTACTTTCAAAAGGGAGCAACAATATTGGGAAAAAATAGTTTTCTTAAGATTTTTATTCATCACATGCAGAACGTTACACAAAAAATCCAGAAGGTGTTTGTGCATGTTCCTTCAGGTCACTGAAAAACTTTCTGCTTTGAAGGGTTTGGATGCATGATTAAAAGTGATCCGTGACTATTGTCATTACCGTTAATTTACTAAGTTTTTCCTTTTGGTGTTATTGTTGATGAATGTTTAGTTCGTTATGGTCTTTGTTTATTAGTTATTGTTACCTTATTTCATAATGATTGAATAAGTGGTGTGTTGGTGTTGTTTTGGCCCATGATATAATTTTCAAGTTGTTTGACTCGGAGAATGTTGTTTCTTGCTTCTCTTCCAAGTAGAAATGATTTTGCATCACATTGTGACATGTTACTAAACTTCTGCAGGATGTTTTCAACCTACTTCCTAATCTAAATGTGTCCGAATTAATTAAAGCTTTTGCAGGTAAAGGcagttagatttttttttaaatcttattCAACTAGTAATTAATTAAGCTTTATCTTTAATGAAATAATTGATATGTTTCTTATTTTCAGTGAAAACAAATGATATGATGTTGGTCATATATCTTTCGTCCCTCATCAGAAGTGTGCTTGCTCTTCATAATTTGATCAACACTAACGAGAGAGGTTCTGCTTTATTTTTTAATCCCTTTTTAGAACAAAGACTTTTAAGATCCACTAAACTACATTGATCCTGGCATTGGGGTGTTCTTCCACAGACTTCTAGTCTGGGCTTCTGATTAGGTGTGAAAAACAAGGTGGCATTAATACAGAAACGggcaaaagaaaagagagaCATGGTTGAAGAGAGATtgaagattgaagattgtgaaacgagGGTTCCAAGTTTATCAAGATTAGTTCATAACT comes from Henckelia pumila isolate YLH828 chromosome 4, ASM3356847v2, whole genome shotgun sequence and encodes:
- the LOC140864563 gene encoding uncharacterized protein isoform X2, whose translation is MLTLSASTLRDQDALSKVLEGRAYGLQHPWFGIVNRSQADINKNVDMNSSRQKEREYFESSPEYGHLAHKMRSEYLAKLLSQSWTVLAGPLQLMAQLYKILEMCRAFDGIFKEHLDGGYMPTPVLVIIDVQPKELGIPTKAYYAVEEVKEDVFNLLPNLNVSELIKAFAVKTNDMMLVIYLSSLIRSVLALHNLINTNERGSALFFNPFLEQRLLRSTKLH
- the LOC140864563 gene encoding uncharacterized protein isoform X5 is translated as MNSSRQKEREYFESSPEYGHLAHKMRSEYLAKLLSQSWTVLAGPLQLMAQLYKILEMCRAFDGIFKEHLDGGYMPTPVLVIIDVQPKELGIPTKAYYAVEEVKEDVFNLLPNLNVSELIKAFAVKTNDMMLVIYLSSLIRSVLALHNLINTNERGSALFFNPFLEQRLLRSTKLH
- the LOC140864563 gene encoding uncharacterized protein isoform X3, with translation MLTLSASTLRDQDALSKVPTREVLEGRAYGLQHPWFGIVNRSQADINKNVDMNSSRQKEREYFESSPEYGHLAHKMRSEYLAKLLSQSWTVLAGPLQLMAQLYKILEMCRAFDGIFKEHLDGGYMPTPVLVIIDVQPKELGIPTKAYYAVEEVKEDVFNLLPNLNVSELIKAFAVKTNDMMLVIYLSSLIRSVLALHNLINTNERDF
- the LOC140864563 gene encoding phragmoplastin DRP1E-like isoform X4 yields the protein MLTLSASTLRDQDALSKVPTREVLEGRAYGLQHPWFGIVNRSQADINKNVDMNSSRQKEREYFESSPEYGHLAHKMRSEYLAKLLSQSWTVLAGPLQLMAQLYKILEMCRAFDGIFKEHLDGGYMPTPVLVIIDVQPKELGIPTKAYYAVEEVKENVTQKIQKVFVHVPSGCFQPTS
- the LOC140864563 gene encoding uncharacterized protein isoform X1 — translated: MLTLSASTLRDQDALSKVPTREVLEGRAYGLQHPWFGIVNRSQADINKNVDMNSSRQKEREYFESSPEYGHLAHKMRSEYLAKLLSQSWTVLAGPLQLMAQLYKILEMCRAFDGIFKEHLDGGYMPTPVLVIIDVQPKELGIPTKAYYAVEEVKEDVFNLLPNLNVSELIKAFAVKTNDMMLVIYLSSLIRSVLALHNLINTNERGSALFFNPFLEQRLLRSTKLH